The DNA region CGGTTGACGATGGCGCAGGCCATCGCGCATTTCCTGAAAGTACAGATGACTGTTGTCGACGGCAAAAAGGTGCCGATCTTCGGCGGCGTCTGGGCGATCTTCGGCCACGGCAACGTCGCCGGCATCGGCGAGGCTCTCTATCAGGTGCGCGGGGAATTGACGACCTACCGCGCTCATAACGAACAGGGCATGGCGCATGCCGCGATCGCCTATGCCAAGGCAAATTTCCGCACGCGCTTCATGGCCTGCACGACCTCGATCGGCCCCGGCGCGCTGAACATGGTGACGGCCGCGGGTGTCGCCCATGTCAACCGCATTCCCGTTCTCTTCCTGCCTGGCGACGTCTTCGCCAACCGCGCGCCGGATCCGGTGCTGCAGCAGATCGAGGATTTCGGCGACGGCACCGTGTCGGCCAATGATGCCTTCCGCCCGGTTTCGCGTTACTTCGACCGGATCACCCGGCCGGAGCAGATCATCACGGCGCTAAAGCGGGCCATGCAGGTGCTGACCGATCCGCTCGATTGCGGCCCGGTGACGCTGTCGCTCTGCCAGGACGTTCAGGCCGAGGCCTTCGATTATCCGGAAAGCCTGTTCGAAGAAAAAGTCTGGACGACCCGCCGGCCGCAGCCGGATGCCGACGAACTGGCAAATGCCATCGCCCTTATCAAGGCATCAGAGAAGCCGGTGATTGTTGCCGGCGGCGGCGTGCTCTATTCGCAGGCAACGAAGGAACTCGCGGCCTTTGCCGAAAGCCACGCCATTCCCGTCGTCGTCACTCAGGCCGGCAAGTCGTCGATCAACGAGACCCATCCGCTGGCGCTCGGCTCGGTCGGCGTCACCGGCACATCGGCGGCGAACGCGATCGCCGAAGAGACGGATCTCGTCATCGCCGTCGGCACGCGCTGCCAGGATTTCACGACCGGCTCCTGGGCGCTCTTCAAGAACGACAGCCTGAAGATGGTCGGCCTCAACGTCGCCGCCTATGACGCGGTGAAGCACGACAGCCACCCTGTGGTGGCCGATGCCCGCGAAGGGCTGAAGGCGCTTTCGGCAGGGCTTTCCGGCTGGAAGGCGCCGGCAGCGCTTAGCGAGAAGGCAGTTGCGGAAAAGAAACTCTGGATGGAGGCTGCCACCAAGGCGATGGCGGCGACCAACACCGCCCTGCCCTCCGATGCGCAGGTGATCGGCGCGGTGGCGCGCACTCTCGGCGGCGAGAACACGACAGTGCTTTGCGCCGCAGGCGGTCTGCCCGGCGAGTTGCACAAGCTCTGGCCGGCGACGGCGCCCGGCAGTTATCATATGGAATACGGCTTCTCCTGCATGGGCTACGAGATCGCCGGCGGGCTCGGCGCCAAGATGGCGCGCCCCGAACGGGATGTCGTCGTCATGGTCGGCGACGGTTCCTACATGATGATGAACTCCGAGATCGCGACCTCGGTCATGCTCGGCCTCAAGATCAATATCGTCATGCTCGACAATCGCGGTTATGGTTGCATCAACCGGTTGCAAATGGGGACCGGTGGCGCCAACTTCAACAATCTGCTGAAGGACTCCTATCACGAGGTGATGCCGGAGATCGATTTCCGCGCGCATGCCGAAAGCATGGGCGCCATCGCCGTCAAGGTCAGCTCCATCGCCGAACTCGAGCAGGCGATCGTCGATTCGAGGAAGAATGATCGTACGTCCGTCTTCGTCATCGACACTGATCCCTTGATCACCACTGAGGCCGGCGGCCATTGGTGGGATGTCGTGGTGCCGGAAGTCAGCCCGCGCGAAGAAGTCAACAAGGCGCGCAGGGGTTATGTCGAAGCCCGCGGCTCCCAGCGCATCGGCTGAACAGGTTTAGCCCCATTTTTCCGGAGGAGCGGACCCGCTCCTCCGCAATGTCTTCAAGGAGAATATTGATGAAGGCCAAACTCGGCATGTCGCCCATCGCATGGTGGAACGACGACCTTCCTGAGCTTAGCGACGATGTGTCGCTTGAAGAATGCCTGCGGCAATCGCGCAGTGCCGGTTTCACCGGCATGGAGCAAGGCCGCCGTTTCCCCAGCAACCCGGAGGAGATGCTGCCCATCCTGCGCGCCGCCGACGTGACGCTCTGCGGCGGCTGGTTCTCCGGCACGCTTGTCAATGAGGAGCTTGCCGCCAACAAGGACCGCATCGCGCCGATGATCGAGCTTTTCAAGGCGGTCAATGCGCCCTGCATCGTCTATGGCGAAGTCGGCCGCTCCATACAGGGCGACCGCTCCAAGCCGCTCGCCACCAAGCCGCGCCTCACCGACGACGAGATGAAGGCCTATGCGCGCCGCGTCACCGAATTCGGCGAATGGTGCGCCGAGCAAGGCATGCCGCTCTCTTATCACCACCACATGGCGGCCGTCGTCGAAACCGAGCCGGAGCTTGACGCCTTCATGCGCAATTCGGGCGAAGGTATTCCGCTGCTGCTCGACGCCGGGCATCTGGCCTTTGCCGGCGGCGATGTGCTGCGCGCCATCGACAATCACCACGCCCGCATCAACCACGTCCACGTCAAGGACATTCGCCAATCCGTAGTGGACGGACTCGATCGCAGCCGGCAATCCTTCCTCGACGCCGTAGCGCTCGGCGCCTTCACAGTGCCAGGCGATGGATCACTCGATTTCGGCGCCATCGTCCAGCGCTTCGCCGACCACGGCTATGAAGGCTGGTTCGTCGTCGAGGCCGAACAGGATCCGCGCAAGGCGCCGCCGCAGAAGATGGCCGAGATCGGCCATGCCGAACTAATGCGCGTGATGACGGCGGCTGGTTATACGGTGGAAACGGAAGGTTTCCCGAAGCGGTAACGGAAAGAAGGCCCCTCCCCACCGGTGATGGGTTGAACGAACTGCCGGAGCAAGGAGCCCCCTCATCCGCCCTTCGGGCACCTTTGCCGGGGTTGAGCCACGGGGCTCAACCCGTCCTTCGCCCCCCAGCGGAGAGGGGGAAACGAGGCAGCGCGGCATACACCTTCTCCCCTCGGGGAGAAGGTGCCGGGAGCCGGATGAGGGGGCTGCGCCTATCAACATACGAGGAGAAACACCAATGCCAAACCTCAAGGTGAAACCATCAGGCACGCATGGCTGCGTCACGCATGTCACCCCGGAAAGCGCCGGCTGGACCTATGTCGGGTTCGATCTGCACCGGATCAAACCGGGCGAGACTGTTTCGGGAGAGACCGGCGAGCGCGAGGTGTGCCTGGTCTGGGTCAGCGGCAAAGGCAAGGCTTCGGCCGGCGCGAAGGATTTCGGGACACTCGGCGATCGGATGAACCCCTTCGACGGGGCTCCGCACGCGCTTTATATCCCGATGGGTTCGAATTGGTCGGTCACGGCGGAAACTGATCTGGAACTCGCCGTCTGCTCGGCGCCCGGCGGCGGCGATTATCAGGCGAAGGCGATCCCGCCCGGTACGCATCCGCAGGTGACGCGCGGCAAGGGCACGAATGTGCGCTACGTCAACAACATCATGCCTGAGGACGATAATTCGGCGCATTCCCTGCTCGTCGTCGAGGTGATCACGCCAGGTGGCCACACCTCCTCCTATCCGCCGCACAAGCACGATCAGGACGACCTGCCGAACGAGAGCTTCCTGGAAGAGACTTACTACCATCGCCTCAATCCACCGCAGGGTTTCGGTTTCCAGCGCGTCTACACCGACGACCGCTCGCTCGACGAGGCCATGGCGATCGAGGACGGCGACGTGACACTGGTGCCGAAGGGTTATCACCCCTGCGCGGCAACGCATGGCTATGATCTCTATTATCTCAATGTCATGGCTGGGCCGAAGCGGATCTGGAAATTCCACAATGCCGCCGAGCACGAATGGCTGCTGAAGGTATAAAGGCCGCGTTCGATCGCTAAATAATCTGACAGCGCCAAACCGTCGATGATGGTTCACTGCCTCCATCCAATGAGGATGGAGGATCATCATGCATAGCTCGAATTTCACGATACCGGCCCGCAATATCCGCTCTTCGCGGCTCATCCGGCCCGGCCTTCTCTCTGCAGTCGGCACGGCGGTCCGCTGGCTGGGGCGCAAGATCGGCGAACGGCGCAACTACAATGCGCTGATGGAACTTTCCGACGCTCAGTTGAAGGATGTCGGCCTCTCCCGGGGGCAGACAGAAAGCGACGTGCACGTTTACAGCCGCTACTGAAACATCAAACTCACTGTGTTACTGTGCCCCTGTGCAGCCTTGTCGGGCTACCTGCCTGAACCGGATGATACGATGTTGCAGTTTTCAACAGCACTGCTCCTGAAAACGAAGACCGTCACCATTCGTGACGTCGTCTGCAATGGCGAGTGCCGCCACAAGAGCGACGAGGAATGTGCTCACAAGACAAGCCTCGTCTATCCCTATCGCGGCGTCTTCATGCGCCATGTCGGCCGCACGGATACGGTGGCTGAAGCCAATCAGGTGTTGTTCTTCAATGCCGCTCAGGGCTATCGGATCAGTCATCCGATCGCGGGCGGCGATGCCTGTATCGACCTGTCGATCGACGAATCCATGCTGGAAGAGTTGGCGCCGAAGGAGCAGGCGCAGCCCGGCCCGGCCTTTTCCTTCCGCCGCCAGCGCCGGCGGATCGACCCGCGCGCGCAGGCGCTGGTCGCCCTGCTGCGTCACGGTCTTAGGCGCAACGTCGCCGAAACACTCGAGGCGGAAACGCTGGCCCTGACGCTGGTTCGCCGCTCGCTCGGCGAGCGCACGTCGCACGCCGCCGGCGCCAGCCTCGGCCGGCAGAAACTCGTCGACCGGGCAAAGCTGGTGCTTTCCTCCGATCTCGCGCGACGCTGGACGCTTGCGGAAATCGCCTCGGAAGTCGGCGTTTCCCCTGTTTACCTCACCCAGGTCTTCCAGCAGGTCGAGGCCACGCCGCTCTATCGCTATCAGCTGAGGCTGCGGCTTGCCCGGGCGCTCGATCTGCTCGGCCAGTATGACGATCTGACCTCACTCGGCCTCGATCTCGGTTTTTCCAGCCACAGTCATTTCAGCGCCTCTTTCAAACAGGCCTTCGGTCAGACTCCGGCCGAATTTCAGCGCTCGGCGCAACTGCGGCGCCGACCGTAGAGCTTTTCCGAGTTGATCATCGCTAAAGTTTTCGACAGCGATGACGCGGTCTTCGATGCTCTTATGGCGCTGTCCCGATCCAGGGACGATCAATGGAGGATTACCCGATGAAGAAGACCACATGTGCTGCCTGCGACTGCGAACTCGGCGCCGAGATCATCACCGTCAAGCTCGGCGGCAGGACCGTCGAAGTCTGCTGCCAGGAATGCGCCGAGGCACTGAACGAGGCGGAAGCGTCGACGTCG from Rhizobium sp. NLR16a includes:
- a CDS encoding DUF1127 domain-containing protein; protein product: MHSSNFTIPARNIRSSRLIRPGLLSAVGTAVRWLGRKIGERRNYNALMELSDAQLKDVGLSRGQTESDVHVYSRY
- the iolB gene encoding 5-deoxy-glucuronate isomerase, translating into MPNLKVKPSGTHGCVTHVTPESAGWTYVGFDLHRIKPGETVSGETGEREVCLVWVSGKGKASAGAKDFGTLGDRMNPFDGAPHALYIPMGSNWSVTAETDLELAVCSAPGGGDYQAKAIPPGTHPQVTRGKGTNVRYVNNIMPEDDNSAHSLLVVEVITPGGHTSSYPPHKHDQDDLPNESFLEETYYHRLNPPQGFGFQRVYTDDRSLDEAMAIEDGDVTLVPKGYHPCAATHGYDLYYLNVMAGPKRIWKFHNAAEHEWLLKV
- the iolD gene encoding 3D-(3,5/4)-trihydroxycyclohexane-1,2-dione acylhydrolase (decyclizing), producing MGKTIRLTMAQAIAHFLKVQMTVVDGKKVPIFGGVWAIFGHGNVAGIGEALYQVRGELTTYRAHNEQGMAHAAIAYAKANFRTRFMACTTSIGPGALNMVTAAGVAHVNRIPVLFLPGDVFANRAPDPVLQQIEDFGDGTVSANDAFRPVSRYFDRITRPEQIITALKRAMQVLTDPLDCGPVTLSLCQDVQAEAFDYPESLFEEKVWTTRRPQPDADELANAIALIKASEKPVIVAGGGVLYSQATKELAAFAESHAIPVVVTQAGKSSINETHPLALGSVGVTGTSAANAIAEETDLVIAVGTRCQDFTTGSWALFKNDSLKMVGLNVAAYDAVKHDSHPVVADAREGLKALSAGLSGWKAPAALSEKAVAEKKLWMEAATKAMAATNTALPSDAQVIGAVARTLGGENTTVLCAAGGLPGELHKLWPATAPGSYHMEYGFSCMGYEIAGGLGAKMARPERDVVVMVGDGSYMMMNSEIATSVMLGLKINIVMLDNRGYGCINRLQMGTGGANFNNLLKDSYHEVMPEIDFRAHAESMGAIAVKVSSIAELEQAIVDSRKNDRTSVFVIDTDPLITTEAGGHWWDVVVPEVSPREEVNKARRGYVEARGSQRIG
- a CDS encoding helix-turn-helix domain-containing protein, with the translated sequence MLQFSTALLLKTKTVTIRDVVCNGECRHKSDEECAHKTSLVYPYRGVFMRHVGRTDTVAEANQVLFFNAAQGYRISHPIAGGDACIDLSIDESMLEELAPKEQAQPGPAFSFRRQRRRIDPRAQALVALLRHGLRRNVAETLEAETLALTLVRRSLGERTSHAAGASLGRQKLVDRAKLVLSSDLARRWTLAEIASEVGVSPVYLTQVFQQVEATPLYRYQLRLRLARALDLLGQYDDLTSLGLDLGFSSHSHFSASFKQAFGQTPAEFQRSAQLRRRP
- the iolE gene encoding myo-inosose-2 dehydratase; its protein translation is MKAKLGMSPIAWWNDDLPELSDDVSLEECLRQSRSAGFTGMEQGRRFPSNPEEMLPILRAADVTLCGGWFSGTLVNEELAANKDRIAPMIELFKAVNAPCIVYGEVGRSIQGDRSKPLATKPRLTDDEMKAYARRVTEFGEWCAEQGMPLSYHHHMAAVVETEPELDAFMRNSGEGIPLLLDAGHLAFAGGDVLRAIDNHHARINHVHVKDIRQSVVDGLDRSRQSFLDAVALGAFTVPGDGSLDFGAIVQRFADHGYEGWFVVEAEQDPRKAPPQKMAEIGHAELMRVMTAAGYTVETEGFPKR